The Rhododendron vialii isolate Sample 1 chromosome 6a, ASM3025357v1 genome includes a window with the following:
- the LOC131328670 gene encoding hyphally regulated cell wall protein 1-like has translation MVVGGRGRGIQNEAGKGRGVIGGRGRGIQNEGGRGRGVTGGKRRGFPTASRDTKGVNNCSRGNGKGRGRTIGPNSGANNGLVGKGRRPNQGILIGRERTANSQMVLGRGRGANNGNGSRGGGKGRGGTTAALLGVVIIERNPNIGVDLGTNKGAKSGKGKEPIVGKVKIPMTRFEGAESIAPRVGLPIPQGWRRSTRIGNVFFWNQAASSSATSCGSGSGNGSATMPNTHIPRLDSQGATSTPSTQRSAT, from the exons ATGGTGgtgggaggaagaggaagaggaattCAAAATGAGGCTGGCAAAGGTAGAGGAGTGATTGGAGGTAGAGGAAGAGGAATTCAAAATGAGGGTGGCAGAGGAAGAGGAGTGACTGGAGGTAAAAGAAGAGGGTTCCCCACTGCTAGTAGAGATACTAAAGGAGTAAACAATTGTAGTAGAGGTAATGGTAAAGGTAGAGGTAGAACAATAGGTCCTAACAGTGGAGCAAACAATGGGTTGGTTGGAAAAGGAAGACGTCCAAATCAGGGTATTCTCATTGGTAGGGAAAGAACTGCAAACAGTCAAATGGTtcttggaagaggaagaggtgCAAACAATGGAAATGGTAGTAGAGGTGGAGGTAAAGGAAGAGGTGGAACCACTGCTGCACTTCTTGGTGTTGTCATTATAGAAAGAAATCCAAACATTGGAGTGGATCTTGGAACAAACAAAGGTGCAAAGAGTGGGAAGGGTAAGGAGCCAATAGTTGGGAAAGTCAAAATACCAATGACAAGGTTTGAAGGTGCAGAATCTATTGCCCCAAGAGTGGGTCTGCCAATACCACAG GGTTGGAGGAGATCCACAAGGataggaaatgtttttttttggaatcagGCAGCAAGTTCATCTGCAACATCATGTGGCAGTGGTAGTGGAAATGGCAGTGCCACAATGCCAAACACTCATATTCCTAGGCTAGACTCCCAAGGAGCAACTTCAACACCAAGTACCCAGAGATCTGCCACTTGA
- the LOC131328959 gene encoding F-box protein At3g07870-like: MGSCNGLICLVHPTKRYEIYVCNPCTGKYIKVPPPVSMLDRPGDIVIGFGVVPMTKKYKVLAIVDFPLHGDFNRLQQKVFVYALGDTTSIQLKDNSSVLRLGQSACKAFANGALHWVSDANLIVSFNMDTEEFSVIPRPELELGCGSFTLRAFQGKLMILNTSFGDRIEIWVMKKYGVAESWDS, translated from the coding sequence ATGGGTTCTTGCAACGGTCTGATTTGTTTGGTGCATCCTACGAAGAGGTATGAGATTTATGTTTGTAATCCTTGTACTGGAAAGTATATTAAAGTTCCCCCACCAGTTAGCATGTTAGACAGACCTGGTGACATAGTCATAGGATTTGGTGTAGTCCCAATGACCAAGAAATACAAAGTACTTGCAATTGTAGATTTCCCACTCCATGGCGATTTTAATCGCTTGCAACAAAAGGTATTTGTGTATGCTCTTGGGGATACCACTTCGATACAACTTAAAGACAATAGCTCTGTTCTGAGATTAGGACAATCCGCGTGCAAAGCATTTGCAAACGGAGCGCTTCATTGGGTCAGCGATGCTAACCTTATTGTTTCATTCAACATGGACACTGAAGAATTCAGTGTTATTCCGCGTCCTGAACTGGAATTAGGATGTGGGAGTTTTACTTTGAGAGCATTCCAAGGGAAACTAATGATTTTGAATACATCATTTGGTGATCGAATCGAGATATGGGTCATGAAAAAATATGGTGTTGCAGAGTCTTGGGACTCGTAG
- the LOC131328960 gene encoding F-box protein At3g07870-like isoform X3, whose amino-acid sequence MDPFPDGISSKILSKLPVKSVLRAKRWSRVIRDLTRNPTFVDEHMRFSSRRNPNLILTDTICRGNIRNSLYFVQNEDAPDRYSCRKVNLEIAEFQEFRVMGSCNGLICLVHPTNRYEICICNPCTGEHIKIPPPVSMEDVPGDIVVGFGVIPMTNKYKVLAIIDFREPSDFSLLRQKVFVYTLGDTTWRFKDNTSVLRLGQSACKAFLNGALHWVSYSRQIVSFNMDTEEIDIIPRPQLELGSGSFSLRAFKGKLLILNTSFPDCIEIWIMNDYRVVESWTRIFTINEQQIGRNIRDVEIVCFLEDWEVLMVYDHRALLHYNLRTASVSDLSGIDGLPNRFDAVAHVGTLVSPLLGREGEM is encoded by the exons ATGGATCCCTTTCCAGACGGAATATCCAGCAAAATACTTTCAAAACTACCCGTCAAATCTGTTCTCAGAGCCAAGCGTTGGAGCAGGGTAATACGCGATTTAACACGCAACCCTACCTTTGTTGATGAGCACATGAGGTTTTCCTCTCGAAGGAATCCCAATCTCATCCTCACTGATACCATATGCAGAG GTAATATTCGCAACTCATTGTACTTTGTACAAAACGAAGACGCCCCAGATCGGTACTCTTGTCGTAAAGTCAACTTAGAAATAGCAGAATTCCAAGAATTTCGAGTAATGGGTTCTTGCAACGGTCTGATCTGTTTGGTGCACCCAACAAACAGGTACGAGATTTGTATCTGTAATCCTTGTACTGGAGAGCATATCAAGATTCCCCCACCAGTTAGCATGGAAGACGTACCTGGTGATATTGTCGTAGGATTTGGTGTTATCCCAATGaccaacaaatacaaagtgCTTGCGATTATAGATTTCCGAGAGCCTAGCGATTTTAGTCTTTTGCGACAAAAGGTTTTCGTGTATACTCTTGGGGATACCACTTGGAGATTTAAAGACAATACCTCTGTTTTGAGATTAGGACAATCGGCTTGCAAAGCATTTTTGAATGGAGCTCTTCACTGGGTAAGCTACTCTAGGCAAATTGTTTCATTCAATATGGACACCGAAGAAATCGATATTATTCCGCGTCCTCAACTGGAATTAGGAAGTGGGAGTTTTTCTTTGAGAGCGTTCAAAGGGAAGCTTTTGATTTTGAATACGTCATTTCCCGATTGTATAGAGATATGGATCATGAACGATTATCGCGTCGTAGAGTCTTGGACTCGTATTTTCACCATAAATGAACAACAAATCGGCCGAAACATCAGGGATGTTGAAATCGTGTGTTTTCTTGAAGATTGGGAAGTTTTGATGGTGTACGATCATCGGGCCCTACTTCATTACAACCTCCGGACGGCATCGGTGAGTGATCTCAGCGGCATTGATGGTCTTCCAAACCGGTTTGATGCAGTTGCTCACGTGGGGACTCTTGTTTCGCCTCTGCTCGGAAGAGAGGGAGAAATGTAA
- the LOC131328960 gene encoding F-box protein At3g07870-like isoform X2 — MDPFPDGISSKILSKLPVKSVLRAKRWSRVIRDLTRNPTFVDEHMRFSSRRNPNLILTDTICRGKGNIRNSLYFVQNEDAPDRYSCRKVNLEIAEFQEFRVMGSCNGLICLVHPTNRYEICICNPCTGEHIKIPPPVSMEDVPGDIVVGFGVIPMTNKYKVLAIIDFREPSDFSLLRQKVFVYTLGDTTWRFKDNTSVLRLGQSACKAFLNGALHWVSYSRQIVSFNMDTEEIDIIPRPQLELGSGSFSLRAFKGKLLILNTSFPDCIEIWIMNDYRVVESWTRIFTINEQQIGRNIRDVEIVCFLEDWEVLMVYDHRALLHYNLRTASVSDLSGIDGLPNRFDAVAHVGTLVSPLLGREGEM, encoded by the exons ATGGATCCCTTTCCAGACGGAATATCCAGCAAAATACTTTCAAAACTACCCGTCAAATCTGTTCTCAGAGCCAAGCGTTGGAGCAGGGTAATACGCGATTTAACACGCAACCCTACCTTTGTTGATGAGCACATGAGGTTTTCCTCTCGAAGGAATCCCAATCTCATCCTCACTGATACCATATGCAGAGGTAAAG GTAATATTCGCAACTCATTGTACTTTGTACAAAACGAAGACGCCCCAGATCGGTACTCTTGTCGTAAAGTCAACTTAGAAATAGCAGAATTCCAAGAATTTCGAGTAATGGGTTCTTGCAACGGTCTGATCTGTTTGGTGCACCCAACAAACAGGTACGAGATTTGTATCTGTAATCCTTGTACTGGAGAGCATATCAAGATTCCCCCACCAGTTAGCATGGAAGACGTACCTGGTGATATTGTCGTAGGATTTGGTGTTATCCCAATGaccaacaaatacaaagtgCTTGCGATTATAGATTTCCGAGAGCCTAGCGATTTTAGTCTTTTGCGACAAAAGGTTTTCGTGTATACTCTTGGGGATACCACTTGGAGATTTAAAGACAATACCTCTGTTTTGAGATTAGGACAATCGGCTTGCAAAGCATTTTTGAATGGAGCTCTTCACTGGGTAAGCTACTCTAGGCAAATTGTTTCATTCAATATGGACACCGAAGAAATCGATATTATTCCGCGTCCTCAACTGGAATTAGGAAGTGGGAGTTTTTCTTTGAGAGCGTTCAAAGGGAAGCTTTTGATTTTGAATACGTCATTTCCCGATTGTATAGAGATATGGATCATGAACGATTATCGCGTCGTAGAGTCTTGGACTCGTATTTTCACCATAAATGAACAACAAATCGGCCGAAACATCAGGGATGTTGAAATCGTGTGTTTTCTTGAAGATTGGGAAGTTTTGATGGTGTACGATCATCGGGCCCTACTTCATTACAACCTCCGGACGGCATCGGTGAGTGATCTCAGCGGCATTGATGGTCTTCCAAACCGGTTTGATGCAGTTGCTCACGTGGGGACTCTTGTTTCGCCTCTGCTCGGAAGAGAGGGAGAAATGTAA
- the LOC131328960 gene encoding F-box protein At3g07870-like isoform X1: protein MDPFPDGISSKILSKLPVKSVLRAKRWSRVIRDLTRNPTFVDEHMRFSSRRNPNLILTDTICRGKGKGNIRNSLYFVQNEDAPDRYSCRKVNLEIAEFQEFRVMGSCNGLICLVHPTNRYEICICNPCTGEHIKIPPPVSMEDVPGDIVVGFGVIPMTNKYKVLAIIDFREPSDFSLLRQKVFVYTLGDTTWRFKDNTSVLRLGQSACKAFLNGALHWVSYSRQIVSFNMDTEEIDIIPRPQLELGSGSFSLRAFKGKLLILNTSFPDCIEIWIMNDYRVVESWTRIFTINEQQIGRNIRDVEIVCFLEDWEVLMVYDHRALLHYNLRTASVSDLSGIDGLPNRFDAVAHVGTLVSPLLGREGEM from the exons ATGGATCCCTTTCCAGACGGAATATCCAGCAAAATACTTTCAAAACTACCCGTCAAATCTGTTCTCAGAGCCAAGCGTTGGAGCAGGGTAATACGCGATTTAACACGCAACCCTACCTTTGTTGATGAGCACATGAGGTTTTCCTCTCGAAGGAATCCCAATCTCATCCTCACTGATACCATATGCAGAGGTAAAGGTAA AGGTAATATTCGCAACTCATTGTACTTTGTACAAAACGAAGACGCCCCAGATCGGTACTCTTGTCGTAAAGTCAACTTAGAAATAGCAGAATTCCAAGAATTTCGAGTAATGGGTTCTTGCAACGGTCTGATCTGTTTGGTGCACCCAACAAACAGGTACGAGATTTGTATCTGTAATCCTTGTACTGGAGAGCATATCAAGATTCCCCCACCAGTTAGCATGGAAGACGTACCTGGTGATATTGTCGTAGGATTTGGTGTTATCCCAATGaccaacaaatacaaagtgCTTGCGATTATAGATTTCCGAGAGCCTAGCGATTTTAGTCTTTTGCGACAAAAGGTTTTCGTGTATACTCTTGGGGATACCACTTGGAGATTTAAAGACAATACCTCTGTTTTGAGATTAGGACAATCGGCTTGCAAAGCATTTTTGAATGGAGCTCTTCACTGGGTAAGCTACTCTAGGCAAATTGTTTCATTCAATATGGACACCGAAGAAATCGATATTATTCCGCGTCCTCAACTGGAATTAGGAAGTGGGAGTTTTTCTTTGAGAGCGTTCAAAGGGAAGCTTTTGATTTTGAATACGTCATTTCCCGATTGTATAGAGATATGGATCATGAACGATTATCGCGTCGTAGAGTCTTGGACTCGTATTTTCACCATAAATGAACAACAAATCGGCCGAAACATCAGGGATGTTGAAATCGTGTGTTTTCTTGAAGATTGGGAAGTTTTGATGGTGTACGATCATCGGGCCCTACTTCATTACAACCTCCGGACGGCATCGGTGAGTGATCTCAGCGGCATTGATGGTCTTCCAAACCGGTTTGATGCAGTTGCTCACGTGGGGACTCTTGTTTCGCCTCTGCTCGGAAGAGAGGGAGAAATGTAA
- the LOC131328671 gene encoding uncharacterized protein LOC131328671, with amino-acid sequence MDCGDSKVRKDTSLIIYFESRMNLVDALACVRVLFSHKTEESRAQKQTVYANNGDPKMTTTGKKRLQVEKATKAGVEGSKAAEGRTHTNPYLLFLYVFYNEYSYFVNVFTSDSKGYLKEAKAANKSPRFLIGQHTKVAAEIWKQMSDAERAPFVDKTNERKSRIKKQIPKEKKKNASPVFRSRCSPLKLVKVNEALTKAQQDAVQRVGFGSMLQLKCTMLNRDFISRLVKHFNPVTKSLEFGRVRVYTITPDDVRRALGLFCGTIPVPTDTQDPHFEHITKMFGKNNKPLKRGVTFAMMQQVFNKKKADVKFQTSYVLFVLSCFLCPTTKDVAATKFYPAVHNILQTPTYAWAEFVLDWLVNEIAKYKKRCGKVGGGKKDSLGVAGCVLLLMLIYFDKHPMGMKVGSEGEPLIQSWTTKLIKERIAKDETLELVDPIAEQFPKASYRHPCTIAAYHDLKKNFLNQMQHLDALESALMGDVPKTCTPSPSKRKPSTKRKNRNEDDVEMGDVHMDVEDFPSTSTVNPKKVRHGVDVEDMDGSRMSGLLFAREMPLYSPEAFQVDVVQNAQHVELEEETVVENEEQEVALTPPLNKRPCTRVQKSKSVTRPSTKRGTRTFKPSKATRTPYVAPPEVKLSKLTKQESQVWAYVMQPPNKTGEEDYVVKMDGGKIHLSHDMLHEVFKPRGHMSTMVMTTMTEWLMKQEKAKAPIKDGVPRPTRHMFSSSFVNNLLNFDKVQDQKVIEDPVDANMLGYDVAMCNLLFLPVLLNDIEHWYCVVVNLVDKRIEVLDSMVLQTTDKKVANATVVSTGQSCLLNVIFLFAWSFFCQASHV; translated from the exons ATGG ATTGCGGAGACTCCAAGGTACGTAAAGATActagtttgatcatttattttgagtctcgAATGAATCTG GTGGATGCTCTCGCA TGTGTTCGGGTACTCTTCTCCCATAAAACTGAGGAGAGCAGAGCACAGAAACAAACTGTTTATGCAAACAATGGTGATCCAAA GATGACAACAACAGGAAAGAAGCGATTGCAAGTTGAAAAAGcaacaaaggcaggagttgaaGGGTCAAAGGCAGCAGAGGGACGTACCCACACCAATCCTTATTTGCTTTTCCTGTACGTATTTTACAACGAATATAGTTACTTTGTTAATGTGTTTACTAGCGACAG TAAAGGTTATCTTAAAGAAGCGAAAGCTGCGAATAAGAGTCCAAGGTTTTTAATTGGACAG CATACCAAAGTAGCTGCGGAAATATGGAAGCAGATGTCTGATGCGGAAAGAGCCCCATTTGTGGACAAGACCAATGAAAGAAAATCCCGCATTAAAAAGCAAATTccgaaggaaaaaaagaaaaatgcttcG CCGGTATTTCGCAGTCGGTGCTCGCCGTTGAAGTTGGTCAAAGTAAATGAGGCATTGACCAAAGCCCAACAAGATGCTGTTCAAAGAGTGGGTTTTGGTTCAATGCTTCAATTGAAGTGTACAATGTTGAACCGTGATTTTATAAGTCGGTTAGTTAAGCATTTCAACCCTGTCACCAAGAGCTTGGAGTTTGGGAGGGTCAGGGTTTATACAATCACGCCTGATGATGTTCGAAGGGCGCTAGGGCTATTTTGTGGAACGATACCAGTTCCGACGGACACTCAAGACCCCCACTTTGAACACATTACAAAGATGTTTGGGAAAAACAATAAACCGTTGAAGAGAGGAGTCACATTTGCGATGATGCAACAAGTATTCAATAAAAAGAAAGCTGATGTGAAGTTCCAAACGTCGTACGTGCTGTTTGTGCTTTCTTGTTTCTTGTGTCCAACCACGAAGGATGTGGCTGCCACAAAATTTTACCCGGCAGTGCACAATATATTGCAAACTCCTACATATGCATGGGCAGAATTTGTGCTTGATTGGTTGGTGAATGAAATTGCGAAGTACAAGAAGAGATGTGGCAAGGTTGGTGGTGGTAAGAAGGATTCTCTTGGCGTTGCTGGTTGTGTGTTACTTCTAATG CTGATATATTTTGACAAACACCCAATGGGTATGAAGGTTGGGAGTGAAGGTGAACCCCTTATTCAGTCATGGACGACAAAGTTAATAAAAGAACGTATTGCAAAGGATGAGACGTTGGAGTTGGTCGATCCAATTGCTGAGCAATTCCCTAAGGCTTCTTATCGGCATCCG TGCACAATTGCTGCGTATcatgatttgaagaaaaatttccTCAACCAAATGCAACATCTTGATGCCTTGGAAAGCGCATTGATGGGTGATGTTCCCAAAACATGCACACCAAGTCCGTCAAAAAGGAAGCCCTCCACGAAGAGAAAGAATCGAAATGAAGATGATGTTGAGATGGGTGATGTACATATGGACGTGGAGGATTTTCCTTCAACCTCCACTGTCAATCCGAAGAAGGTTAGGCATGGGGTAGACGTGGAGGACATGGATGGCAGCCGCATGAGTGGCCTTTTATTTGCCCGGGAAATGCCATTGTACTCTCCGGAGGCTTTCCAAGTGGATGTTGTACAAAATGCGCAACATGTGGAGCTAGAAGAAGAAACTGTGGTGGAAAACGAAG aacaagaagtcGCATTGACTCCGCCATTGAACAAAAGGCCATGTACACGTGTTCAGAAAAGTAAGTCCGTAACCCGACCATCTACGAAACGGGGTACGAGGACTTTCAAACCAAGTAAAGCGACAAGAACGCCGTACGTGGCTCCACCGGAGGTCAAACTATCAAAGCTTACAAAACAAGAAAGTCAAGTGTGGGCGTATGTTATGCAACCACCAAACAAAACAGGAGAAGA GGACTATGTTGTGAAAATGGACGGCGGGAAGATCCATTTATCGCATGATATGTTACACGAAGTATTCAAACCAAGGGGTCATATGTCCACTATG GTGATGACAACGATGACCGAATGGTTGATGAAACAAGAAAAGGCAAAGGCCCCAATCAAAGACGGGGTCCCTCGTCCAACACGACACATGTTTTCAAGTTCATTTGTG AACAATTTGTTGAATTTCGATAAAGTACAAGATCAGAAGGTCATTGAAGATCCAGTGGATGCAAACATGTTGGGATACGATGTGGCAATGTGCAATCTG CTGTTTCTACCGGTGTTGCTGAATGATATTGAACATTGGTATTGTGTTGTTGTCAACTTGGTGGATAAGCGGATTGAAGTTCTTGACTCAATGGTATTACAAACTACCGATAAGAAGGTAGCTAATGCTACAGTGGTAAGCACAGGCCAGTCATGTTTGTTGAatgttattttccttttcgcATGGTCATTTTTCTGTCAAGCTTCGCATGTGTAA